From Arachis stenosperma cultivar V10309 chromosome 2, arast.V10309.gnm1.PFL2, whole genome shotgun sequence, one genomic window encodes:
- the LOC130962862 gene encoding uncharacterized protein LOC130962862: MSAQLANLTDMISKMSMSSSNNTNQPSSSSNLPSQPQPNPKGGLNAITLRSRTTLEEILPRVLEDIHEEEVVVEAPHEEGEVDKRHEEEGVNLKEPKRKALVDESIPIPFPSMVKKAKKTPEFDLNMLQVFKKVQVTILLLDVIQQIPKYAKFLKDLCTHKDRIGELETLSLGSSISSLMEPIPKKCGDPRPCLVSCYIGGRTFHGCMCDLGACESITPLSTFVRLNLAPLKKSAARFALADKSVITVTGIAEDVLVAIKDLVFPIDFYILEMPPTKNRSSSSVLLGRPFLKTSKFKLDAFTGTYSFEVGDKTIKFNLEEAMKHPPEEHSALRCDVIDEVVAEVQEEDHNKLCYHIVKETDDQKGEHEKFVENELCELDEKEPQFEAFLEDNQKFLVIIASEISSEEEEKFLDVLRKYKKAIGWSLADIVGIDSCKCIHRIFLQEGARPVRQPQRRLNPTILDVVKKEVTMLLDAGIIYPISDSEWVSPVQVVPKKSGITAVTKDDGELVPKRVQNAWQVCIDYRRLNIATRKDHYPLPFIDQMLDRLAGKSHYCFLDGFTGYFQIHIAPKDQEKTIFICPFGTFAYKRMPFGLCNAPATFQRCMTNHIPS; this comes from the exons ATGAGTGCTCAATTGGCCAATCTTACCGACATGATTTCGAAGATGTCCATGTCCTCCTCCAACAACACCAACCAACCCTCAAGTTCTTCTAACCTTCCATCCCAACCCCAACCAAACCCAAAGGGCGGTCTCAACGCCATCACTCTACGGTCGCGAACTACATTGGAGGAGATACTTCCAAGGGTCTTGGAGGACATTCatgaagaagaagtggttgttGAAGCTCCACATGAAGAGGGGGAGGTAGACAAAAGGCATGAGGAAGAAGGAGTAAACCTCAAGGAACCCAAGAGGAAAGCTCTAGTGGATGAGTCCATCCCTATTCCATTCCCTTCTATGGtgaagaaagcaaagaagacaccgGAATTTGATTTGAACATGCTTCAAGTGTTCAAGAAGGTTCAGGTAACCATACTACTTCTTGATGTTATTCAACAAATTCCAAAGTAtgcaaaatttttgaaagactTGTGCACACACAAGGATAGGATAGGAGAATTGGAGACATTATCCTTGGGTAGTTCAATTTCTTCCTTGATGGAACCTATTCCAAAGAAATGTGGTGACCCTAGGCCTTGTTTGGTGTCTTGTTATATTGGTGGACGCACTTTTCATGGTTGtatgtgtgaccttggagcttGTGAAAGCATCACGCCACTTTCTACTTTTGTGCGGTTGAATTTAGCTCCATTAAAGAAGTCGGCAGCGAGGTTTGCCTTAGCCGATAAAAGTGTGATCACGGTAACAGGAATAGCCGAAGATGTACTTGTGGCGATCAAAGATTTGGTCTTCCCGATTGACTTTTACATCCTTGAAATGCCTCCAACAAAAAATAGAAGCTCATCCTCCGTTctacttggtagacccttccttAAGACCTCTAAATTCAAGTTAGACGCTTTCACCGGCACATATTCCTTTGAGGTTGGAGACAAGACTATCAAGTTCAATTTAGAAGAAGCCATGAAGCATCCTCCCGAAGAGCATTCCGCTCTCCGATGTGATGTAATTGATGAAGTGGTAGCAGAAGTGCAAGAAGAAGACCATAACAAGTTGTGCTACCATATTGTTAAAGAGACGGATGACCAAAAGGGTGAACATGAGAAATTTGTTGAGAATGAACTCTGTGAGCTTGACGAAAAGGAACCTCAGTTTGAG GCTTTCTTAGAGGACAACCAGAAGTTTTTGGTCATTATTGCTAGTGAGATTTctagtgaagaagaagaaaagttcctAGATGTTCTCAGAAAGTACAAGAAGGCAATTGGTTGGAGCTTAGCCGATATTGTGGGGATTGACTCTTGCAAGTGCATACATCGTATATTTCTCCAAGAGGGAGCCAGGCCGGTTAggcaaccacaaaggaggctcaACCCAACCATCCTCGATGTAGTAAAGAAGGAGGTGACTATGCTACTTGATGCGGGTATCATATACCCAATTTCTGACAGTGAGTGGGTGAGCCCGGTCCAGGTTGTTCCCAAGAAATCAGGCATCACTGCGGTTACAAAGGATGATGGTGAACTGGTCCCCAAGAGAGTACAAAATGCATGGCAAGTGTGCATCGACTATAGAAGGTTGAATATTGCTACAAGGAAGGACCACTACCCTTTGCCCTTTATCGATCAGATGTTGGACCGTTTAGCGGGTAAATCCCATTACTGCTTTCTTGATGGATTCACTGGTTACTTCCAAATTCACATTGCTCCTAAAGATCAGGAAAAGACCATATTCATTTGCCCTTTTGGCACCTTTGCCTAcaaaaggatgccatttggactaTGTAATGCACCTGCTACTTTTCAGCGGTGTATGACCAATCACATTCCTTCATGA